The Pseudomonas sp. FP198 genomic interval TGGCGCGAGTCCAGAACGGGCACGTCGAGATTCTCTGCAGTCACGATGCCAGGGAATGGGAGCGGGCGGTAAACCAGGCGCACACGGTCCGGGTGGATTCCACTGCCATGTCGCCGGCGGCTGGTAAACAATCGTCCTGAGCCGCCAAGGCGCAATAACTGCTTCCCTTTTGCCCACGTTTCGTGGGCTTTTTTTTTCCGTAGTGCCGTTCGTCACCGTTTCCAGATGTTTCTCTCAACTTAGCCGGAAGGGCCAATTCTAAAAATCGTGTACCCGACAACCTGCTAAAAGGAGAAGGCCATGCCTGCTTCTCATGATCTCTACCAGGATTTGAATTGCAGCAAAGAAACGGTCCAACAGCGTCGCCAGCAAGACCCGGAACTTGATCGGCTGCTGGACGAATACACGGACGTGGATAACCAGGTCCTGGCGGCCGAATCGATATCGGCGGGCAACGTCGAGGACGACGACATCCGCAGACTCAAGGAACAGCGCCTGTCGATCAAAGACAGGATCGCCCGGCAACTGACAGCCACTCAATAAGCGAAGCGTAAGACATGCGAATTCGACTGCCTTGGCATCTATCAAGGTTGTTGCTGGTCGGCGGGATGCTGTTGCTCGGCGGTTGCGACATGGTGTTGTTCAATCCCAAGGGACAGGTCGGCGTTGACCAGCGCAACTTGATCATTCTCTCGACGCTGTTGATGTTGCTGGTGGTGCTACCGGTCATCGTCATGGCATTGGTCTTTTCCGTGAAGTACCGCGCCTCCAACACCAAGGCCAGGTACACGCCAGAATGGGCGCATTCACGCAAGATCGAAACGG includes:
- a CDS encoding YdcH family protein — translated: MPASHDLYQDLNCSKETVQQRRQQDPELDRLLDEYTDVDNQVLAAESISAGNVEDDDIRRLKEQRLSIKDRIARQLTATQ